A genomic region of Rhipicephalus sanguineus isolate Rsan-2018 chromosome 3, BIME_Rsan_1.4, whole genome shotgun sequence contains the following coding sequences:
- the LOC119385676 gene encoding uncharacterized protein LOC119385676 yields MTELRPPEPLQLGDNAAASWQTLKQRIELYLIATEPIKPRSKEQKAAIFLHVAGQEAIDVFNTLNLTPEEAKDYDALVKAFEAYCLPKCNETYERYVFRSRRQAHGDPFEQFFRDLQLKARTCNFGDLRDSMLRDQIVYGISSASLRENLLRKKDLTLVTAVEYCKAEELAESQNKASFAPKKCRYCNLSHAPRKCPAYGKICNNCMKPNHFAACCTSNRAAVDDVVDGVESDGDFDVLEIRTTESKRGHESRDWVVTTNIEGKQVQLKVDTGAQANLLPRSLFNRLGTKQQPYPTRSILRHYGGGEIPQCGKVRLAVQLDKRHVLLEFFIVKKKQGILGLEASEQLGLVNRVNAVDNSDGYASLKQTYPRLFTGIGRTRHEYKMVLREDAVPVVQPTRRVPYALIKPLKKELDRMCAANIIEKVEEPSDWYVPGSKLVVADTLSRIPAQEHPGKGTTDVEIHAVGVLNSSVGAATLSRLQAATASDETLQDVISRLRSSIPVEVSSPHFPRSNGLAEKGAQVVKRILDKTERSKENFYLGLLNYRVCPLEDGRSPAELLMGRSLRTLLPDYSVSPPRPVQKHVQTKTPRRSLALLQKGDVVRVLNDGRWKKKAQVQDLVAPRSYTVLTEDGRVFRRNRQHLRKTPEAFCRLSHYNADDSDDTSDSSTSGAIPHGPESPQATQDRPPAGTSGLPNSDDFYRRSTRPQRPPPRLAYTHGFQQSETA; encoded by the exons ATGACTGAACTACGCCCGCCCGAGCCACTGCAATTAGGCGACAACGCAGCGGCGTCCTGGCAGACATTGAAGCAACGCATCGAGCTGTACCTGATAGCTACGGAGCCCATCAAACCACGCAGTAAGGAGCAGaaagctgcaatttttttgcACGTCGCCGGTCAAGAAGCAATTGATGTGTTCAATACCCTGAACCTGACGCCGGAGGAAGCTAAAGACTACGACGCTTTGGTTAAAGCGTTTGAAGCCTACTGCTTGCCCAAGTGTAATGAGACTTACGAACGCTATGTGTTTCGCTCGCGTCGTCAGGCACACGGAGATCCATTCGAACAGTTCTTTCGGGATTTGCAGCTCAAAGCAAGAACGTGCAACTTTGGTGATTTACGAGACTCCATGCTGAGGGACCAAATCGTGTATGGCATTTCTAGCGCTTCCCTGCGTGAAAACCTTCTTCGCAAGAAGGACCTGACCCTCGTCACAGCAGTGGAATACTGCAAGGCTGAGGAACTTGctgaatcgcaaaataaagc gagcttcgcccctaaaaaatgccgGTACTGCAACTTGTCACACGCGCCAAGAAAGTGTCCGGCGTACGGCAAAATATGCAACAACTGCATGAAGCCTAATCACTTCGCCGCCTGCTGTACGAGCAACCGAGCAGCTGTTGATGACGTGGTCGATGGAGTGGAGAGTGACGGTGACTTCGACGTTCTGGAGATCAGGACAACGGAAAGCAAGCGTGGTCACGAAAGTCGCGATTGGGTTGTAACAACGAACATTGAAGGAAAGCAGGTGCAGCTGAAGGTCGACACCGGAGCGCAGGCCAACTTGCTGCCGCGTTCGCTGTTCAACAGGCTCGGTACTAAACAGCAGCCGTACCCCACGAGGAGCATCTTGCGTCATTATGGGGGTGGTGAAATACCACAGTGTGGAAAGGTTCGCCTCGCCGTGCAGTTAGACAAGCGACACGTTCTGCTGGAGTTCTTCATAGTAAAGAAGAAGCAAGGAATTTTGGGCCTCGAGGCTAGTGAGCAACTTGGTCTGGTCAACAGAGTCAACGCGGTGGACAACAGCGACGGTTACGCAAGCCTAAAGCAGACATATCCAAGACTATTCACCGGCATTGGAAGGACGCGGCACGAGTACAAAATGGTGCTTCGAGAGGACGCTGTCCCCGTAGTACAGCCAACCCGGCGCGTGCCTTACGCACTCATAAAGCCACTCAAGAAAGAGCTCGACCGGATGTGTGCCGCGAACATCATTGAGAAAGTGGAAGAGCCGTCGGACTGG TATGTTCCAGGCAGCAAATTAGTTGTTGCTGACACCTTGTCAAGAATCCCAGCCCAGGAACACCCAGGCAAGGGCACAACAGATGTTGAAATTCATGCTGTTGGCGTCCTTAATTCAAGTGTGGGTGCAGCCACCCTCTCCCGTCTGCAGGCAGCAACGGCCAGTGATGAAACGCTGCAAGATGTCATTTCGAGATTGCGGTCGTCAATCCCAGTAGAGG TTTCAAGTCCGCATTTTCCCAGATCCAATGGACTCGCCGAGAAGGGCGCCCAAGTGGTCAAGCGGATTCTGGACAAAACGGAGAGGAGTAAAGAGAATTTCTATTTAGGTCTTCTAAACTACAGGGTGTGTCCTCTTGAGGATGGTCGGTCGCCAGCAGAGCTGCTGATGGGACGAAGTCTCAGAACGCTGCTTCCAGATTACTCAGTGTCACCCCCAAGGCCCGTGCAAAAACATGTGCAAACAAAGACCCCAAGAAGGTCACTTGCTCTATTACAGAAGGGAGACGTCGTCCGCGTTCTCAATGATGGTagatggaaaaaaaaagcacaagtcCAAGATCTCGTGGCGCCAAGGTCGTACACCGTTCTGACAGAAGATGGCCGGGTTTTCCGTCGAAATAGACAACACCTCCGCAAAACGCCAGAAGCGTTCTGTCGATTATCCCATTACAACGCCGACGACAGCGACGACACCTCCGATTCATCTACAAGTGGAGCCATACCGCACGGGCCAGAATCTCCGCAGGCTACGCAGGACCGACCGCCAGCCGGCACATCAGGCTTACCGAACAGTGACGATTTCTACCGACGATCCACCAGACCACAAAGACCACCACCTCGCCTGGCCTACACTCACGGATTCCAGCAGAGTGAAACAGCCTAG